TAGGTTTGAGTCATAAGACAGCTCCATTGAGAGTGAGAGAAAAATATTCATTTTCCAAAAAGCAGATTCCTGAAATCTATAAGCTGCTTTATAATGATCTAATTAGAGAAGCTGTAGTTCTCTCTACTTGCAACCGGACAGAGGTGTATGTAACTACGCCTGCATGCCAAGATTTCGCAGATAAGGATTATTCAGAGAAAGTGAGAGAATTTCTATGCAACGCATTAAGCATTACAAACCACGAACTGCGATATTTCTATTTTCTGGAGAAGAAAGAGGTGATTAAGCATCTTTTTAAGGTTAGTTCAGGAATCGCTTCTCAGGTTGTTGGAGAAACTCAGATCTTGGGTCAGGTAAAAAATGCATATTTTCAGGCGAAAGAATCAGGAATGACCAATGGATACCTTGATAAATTATTTCAGAAAGCGATAGAAGTAGGCAAAATTGTTCGTGAAAAAACTAAAATATCCGAAGGGAATATCTCTATTGGTAGTGTAGCTCTGAAAATGATTGAAAATTTATATGGTGGTTTGAAGGGCAAGAAGATTCTAATTATTGGCACAGGGAAAATTAGTGAACTGGTAGCTAAATATCTGGTAGATAGAGGAATTGCGGGAACTTTTGTTGCTAATAGAAACTATGAGAAGGCAAAGGAGCTCGCAGAAAAAATTAACGGGAAAGTGGTTAGATTTAATTTCCTAAGGGATGAAATTAGAACCACGGATATTGTTATTAGTGCTACAGCCTGTCCCCATTTGATTTTGAAAAAAGAGATGATCCAAGAGATTATGAAATTCCGCAAAGAACCTCTTTGTATAATGGATTTAGCACTACCGCGTGATGTAGATCCTGAGATAAA
This region of bacterium genomic DNA includes:
- the hemA gene encoding glutamyl-tRNA reductase; its protein translation is MRVNLGLIGLSHKTAPLRVREKYSFSKKQIPEIYKLLYNDLIREAVVLSTCNRTEVYVTTPACQDFADKDYSEKVREFLCNALSITNHELRYFYFLEKKEVIKHLFKVSSGIASQVVGETQILGQVKNAYFQAKESGMTNGYLDKLFQKAIEVGKIVREKTKISEGNISIGSVALKMIENLYGGLKGKKILIIGTGKISELVAKYLVDRGIAGTFVANRNYEKAKELAEKINGKVVRFNFLRDEIRTTDIVISATACPHLILKKEMIQEIMKFRKEPLCIMDLALPRDVDPEIKNINKIFLYNLDALNLTVEENYKKRIREAQEAEKIIKEEGGKFWNKEKRLKLVLVPAA